The sequence cttcgggctatggagaacatcaataaatatcaagctgaaacaataaaatggcgtgatagaaaggttcggttaaaaaatattaagccaggacatctggtgtttcggagagtggccaaccccgacacagtaggcaagcttcagctgaagtgggaaggaccttttctggtaatatcttcgtcaagacccggttccttcaggttgaaggatatggatggcaacgacattcctagatcttggaatgcggatgagcttcagcgtTATTATGTGTaatctgatgtaatcttttttattctttcctatggcacccttttcctttccaaagggggagaaaggtttttaatggggccatagcatgtaatttctctttttcttataccagctctacaagagcaatatcccccaaagatgtaaatgtaaaaactgggcatgcaccatcgagtgcaaagagaaaaaggaaaaatagggagaagctcgaaagacgtctccaaggggatgcagagcacgacgaagctacaaaaagtcattcctaagggagcgcaacgtaagttttctgctcaaaagtcgttcctaagggaatgcagagcttgcagcgaaaagtcaacgctgattccgccgaaataaaaggcgaagcgcgaaaagtcaacgcgaataccgccaaaataaaaggcgaagaagctcctaagggaggcttacagcgaaaagtcagcgctgatacaccaaaaaataagcggtgaagccaaaaaataaacgacaaagatttgttattcctaagggaataagagttgtggttatggtttcgtatgtgtctttgaacattcatttgcacgatacattacatcatacatttgcattcattaacattcacttagacatacataggatcatcatcatcataacatacaaacttgcttcggctttgaaagagaaggcttcggaaaaaagagaaaaagaggcaattttatgcttcgctgtgtacgcaaagaagggaaggtgtttttcgccttcggctcaaaagtattaatttcgtccacaccaaagcatttcatacattgacggaaaagtaagattatattacaaagtgaaatttgattacatcatattttatacaaagttttttgagctatttttacagacTATTCGAGCTTCGACAGCACCCATAGAGCTTCATCCTTTTActctgcagcttcagcttcggcttggtcaacctgtatgtaagtattataagctaaattcaaaattcaaaggaaaaggtaagcataaggtatgatttcgttaccagcttaaggtggcttcgagcttcgtcaccagctttgctccggccaccctttgtccatactaattttatgaatctattcgcaatacttcggGCCAGGCTGGGAATATTATCTAAGTCTgccggtgacaggctgaagttgggtctattaacaatctttccgtgttcacagccagacttcaaaaaggcAACAAATGTGCCCCGGgaagctgccagggcacagaagtcgccatgcccagctataacttcgtcaagatcattgatttcaccttcaatatgctcgaaggcaccaggcaggtcttcagccgaaggagtgaacttttcgctgctggctccaacaaaatgaaACACCTGCTTCAACTGTTGGAtgcatcgattgctgaactccagGCATTTATTCTGAAGATTTGTTAAGGATTCTTTCAGCTCCGAGCTTTTTTGAATttcggcttcaagctttgcatcaagtttcagcttttcttgttcaaaattttctgattgggaaagaagcttcgaatttaattctgttattttggcttcagcatccgctaataagccttcagttgtttgaagctcgaagtctttcttttcgatggcagctgattgctcttttattttgttttctaagttcccaattataacttcgtgccttttatcttctaagtcctgctgcatttttaaggccttgctcaaaagcatactctgtggacaaatggccttcgttagaaaatatcTGTGTTATTACAAATAGTAAGGGTTAGACACAAgatgtttaccttaaaattggaatagaacaaactgccgacaatgtgttgtcgtcggtagcggctgatatctgcttcgagcttcgggaaaccaatactctttgatagagtaccgatgaccttcgcgctagtctgatctcgtatgcagcctaacttttcgtcatcaatgccactGAAGAGAAATGCTCTCGGCCGATACccgcaggatatagcatattcttttaattcctctttttcagcttttgtcagctcttggccaattaagttttgaaagtcaaAGGTTCCATTTTCTGAAGTATCTTCGGTCATCTCTTCCTTCTTGGGTTTTgcggccgtagtctcttcggtggctgcgacagcttcttccgcggccatgtttagtagcatcttgtctatatcagcagctatgctctctaaattaatatcttcatatttggcatcttcggctctgaCCTCTTCTGCGGGAATCTCCGAAGGTACAGCCTCGGTAGCTGTCATGCTTTCAATGGCtggcaccttcggagctgaagctcttggtggagttgcttcaataacttctgtcaaAGTAACGATTCTTTGCCTCTTCGGCCTAGGTGCTTTCGTTTttatgggctccttttccttctgaaaaagcttcgtcaaatgtagccccagtggacttagtttgacaggcaaagtttcagtcattacctttaggatttcctctatttcagaaGCAGAGGATGTCACAGAAGTCttttcttcttcatcaattgatttttgcttcgaAGTCGAggtttttcttttcttcgaagcaactgttttcgcctcagactcttgttttttcttctttgattgatcttcgtcgtccttattcagagcactagccactatttttcttttttgtccttcggcacccttgtccagtagctcgtagtcaggatattcaaagcctatagcatccatcactcggtttagccttcgattcggacgggtgccgaaggccgctgtcatcaattgatcttcctttttagaataatttccaagaatttcattacacattacttcgattgtatccaaccattcttggcatggtactttgaaatgtctcttgaatttgtaatggtagggcagccggataagttctccttccttcttttttccttcgagcttcggcatggcccactctttcatagttggaaatattttgaaagccaaaaattcctgcactaagtctctagtgccaatgtgctctgcgataatcctgaattcagccagtgcagtttgggttggaccctctagTGTCATATTacattggggtctggtctctccgaagatcagctctagcgggctctggaccaacttctccttatcatcgtcaactttcacatagaaccattccgatttccagcctgtcggccacttgcttcggttaatgatcacaggaaattttgtagtcttccggtaggcaaaattgtagcagacgaagttttcatgcaatccatctttcctggccttggtttggtaatgcagctcatgtactcggcagaaaccttcggcaaacgattccaccccttggcttcgaagagcccaaatgtaaacgctaagcctaacgatagcgttaggatttagctgatgaaagtagatcccaaacttcttcagcacatcagcaatcatcttattcaatggaaatctcaaaccagctttgaagaaactcttaaaaactactatttcatcttttcctggcttcggagtagtttcctctccaccaaagcgaatcagctctttcttctcttcattgaAATACCCCAATTTCAACATTTTAGGTAGGTCACCTTCGGAGACTGTGGATTTTCCAAAATcaaggtggctgggtttgctcggcacagcgctgctataatcatcctcagaatcggtctcctcaacatcaacTTGCTCTGCCCGGTGGCAGGGACgtcctccgatgttaccagcccagaccgcttcataGCTTCGGAAATCGAAACGGTCTCaacagcttcggtctcatctccctcgcaATCAACCCTAGCAatggagcgaactctggccatttaactatgtctttcttgaaatttttcgttgttgacttttctgattttcccgaagctcttcctttTGTGACGAAGCAGATTCAAAAGTGGGGTTTCGTCTaagcacgatgattaagcttcgactatgactaaaattttggcagcaaaatagtgcaatagcaatgaatgctgtggtaacttcacacctacccgtctgtttatatagtgctacaggtgagaaggtgaatcgtcaaggtctcccgcaccgaacaaacagtcacctgcACTCGCTGAATGGTGGGCCATAGGGTTCGAGAGGGTGAATCGCTAGGGCACGTGTAACTGTTGCAAGATGGAACCACCTCGagcgcggattattttaatcgtttctcgccaacgagctcagggaaggtgtttttcggatcttcggcatcccgaagcatagaagactttttcacggatcaagctcgttacgaaaaacgatctagcaccgcgaaggggctactgttgggggtatgcttcgtagccgaagatcctaaagaaggagaacaccttcggcagacagtctcaggagcaagcgccgaagctattacttagagagcttcggcacaatgatagatcttaagacgaagggcggaaccgacttaaagatggattgactcaaagacccatgatgtttgtgtcattattgtaatcaattgtaaagggcttaaatgtaattttacgaacGTTGCACCCTGtgactataaataggtgaacagtaccccgacactGTTCACGTGATCCTGTAATCACTAGCACATTACGCTTGAATTATtttccgccaaggcgaaggtataaatgtgctcaaatattatgttttaatacttatatattcatataataaaatatgtgaatatattttatactttgtatttcatttctcattgtttgttgttttacaagtatgattacgaaggtgaaatcttcgtaatattttactcttgaccttcgttcgaagctcattaaatccttggggagataatgcttcagcggacgaagggcatttatacttaacatttttgtgttgccttgttcttaattcatagcatttgagaacaagtccccaacaggagccTAAAAAATTGGAGGCCCTGTGCCAGTGCTCCAACTGCGCTGGGCACTCGACGGCCTGTCCAGACCTTTACAGCAGGAGATAACAGAATTGATGGGTCGAGATTATACCCGGCAACCTTCGCTCGGATTCGCCAGACATCAGGTCTTCGAGCACAATGAGAGGCGGTCTCAATCCTAGAGCATGTTCCAAAACTTCAACTTTATAGATGAGAGATGCGCCTCCACGACTATTACAATAAATTCTTGTCGCTATAAGTCCCAACCGTGCTTTAAAATATTGGAGACTTTCTCTCTACCTTGTTGTTTGTCACGTCTAGCAATATTTAATTTTTTTCTAAATGACCTCGATAATTCTTAAGGtctagtttgggtactctagtattgaaCTCAATCCACTTGTATTGAGATGGATTGGGGTGTAACTTCAACTAATTTACACCCCAATCCACCTCAACACATGTGGATTGTGGCCAATACTAGAGTAACTAAACAAAGCCTAAACAACATGTAAATACTCTTCCTGGCGGGTAGTAAATGGGTTTTACTACGAAGCGTTTAGGAGTCTTTCACTTGAAGTAGAGGCTCAATATAGGTTTAACTAATCCTTCGGTTCATTTCATCGATTTGTTATGTTCTTACTTCAATGGAAGTTGTTTGCAACAGTGGGCATGCTAGCTCTCATTGAAACGTGACCACAAATCAACATTAACATTATGGAATGGGATTACAGATATACACTAGCATAATGAATAAGTTCCAAGATTGTGTGGCGTCGGTCTAATAATAATTACATTGGttggttttgtgatgatccaaagaAGAAAGAAAATACAAACCAGCGGATTATATATATGGTGGAGACTCAAGAGTACGTGAGAAAGAGAGAGGTTACGAAGAGTGattatatctctactactatatAAGAACCTAACGTAGAccatggtgcacggttctgcctaggccatccccccaccagctccccacGCGCATCTCATGTCTACCTCTCTGCCTCCTATGCCCCCCTCCCAGGGCATGTCTCTCGGCCTCCAGCTCATAACCCCAACCTAGTTCCCGTGCATGCGTTCTCAACCCTAGCTTCGCCTCGGCACCGCTCCCCCTCGACGCTACTCCCCCCGCCTCGGTAACGCTCCCCCATCGGCGCTACTCCCCTGCCTCAACGCTGCTCCATCCCCGTTCCTTGATTTGGAAATGATGCCCCCGTTCCCCACTGATTTGGAAATTGGCGCCCCCACGCTGCCATCTGCGTGCACCATGCATATGCACCCGGCACAGGTCGCCGCCATCCATGGGTCGCTGAGGCCTGATTTGGGAATGATGCCCCCGTTCCCCACCGATTTGGCAGTTTGAGATCCTATGCCGTGGATGGCGCCCCCCACGCCGTAAATTGTGTGCACGGGGTAAGCTGACTCCCTGTTCTGCCTATGTCGTCAGTGTATCCCTTGATCGATCCTCGCCCTCTCGAGCCATCGCATCCCCCGCTTGTGGCTGCCATCGTCCATCGCAACCTCCCCTTCCCGATCGTCCAACCTGTAGCCTCGTGCGTAGCCGCCTTCGTGCGTCGTGGGTGTCCCTCCCCGCTCGCGACCAACCTGCCCTCGTGACCTCTGCATCTCGCTGGCCTATGCGTCCCGCGCCGCTCGCCTAGTGCTCTGCTCCTTGCCCGCCGCGGACGTGGACGACTGCTTCCTCGTTGCACGGCCACTCCGCCCCACCGCGACCTCCGCCCTACCGTCGTTAGAGCCCGAACGAGCGAGGCATCACCATGCACGATGTGCAAGACCTACCCGTAGCAGGCCAGCAACGTCTGCAAGAACGACTTCATCATCATCAAGAACCGTCCCTACAAGGTATATGTGTGCTTAGATTTACGATCGGATTTATTCCATCAATTAGTATGGATCTGCATCGTTGTGCCATGAACTGGTGAGCTTGTTCATGTTCTAAAGACTACAATAGCACTAATACACCGTGAAATTGCAAATCTTGTTTCTATTTTCCCATTAGAATTTATACAGCACAACTAGAAAAGCATTAATAGTTCCAAAACAAAATACATGTGTGCCTATCTCTACCACTGCATACCATACTTGGCTATAAAAAATGTTAGTTTAGCCATCCATCCAGTTTGCACGTATGGGTAGTTATCAAGATATCCAAAACTGCAACTTGGTGCACAACGTTTAAAGAAGATTTATGCATTTATTTGCATATTTGGGAACCTATTAAACATACTAGAAATTATGCATAGCTTCTAAAACTTGTCAACCAAAGCAGAATAATGTACGGAGCAAACCTAGTGAAAATGAGTGTCAGAATGGACTCATAGCTAAAGTACTAAACCCAGTTAGCATTTATATAGAGTTTGTCTTTTCTGGTGGTCATTGTTAGTTTCAGATATGACCGATCACTACATTTTACTATGGTATTACTTAATTATGTCTTTGTTTAAAATAATTCGCTTTTGATGGCAACTAGATATCTTCCTTTTTACTTTTCTCTAATGTCATTCCTCAACTTTACCAAACGAGCATTTTTTGTGATAGTACTCCTAATCTCATTGTGTTTGCTAGCATATTATAACAGGTCACAGAACTATTAGACAAGGATGGAGATTCCTTGGAAAAGATAGGGAGTTTCCAAGTTCCAACACATGATGAGGTTTTTTCTCAAATccattatattttatttgatgATCAACGTCTCCTTTGATTTCTTCTGACATATTGCTTTGTAGGGAGCTGGACTGGATGTTCATGTTGCAAGTGTACTGTCTACTGCATGAGCATGGTATCCACCTACAACCTGAAGTTGAGGGCACCACAGTACTGGGTGCAAACTACAATTCATATTTGGTGTCCAGTGGGACTGGTGCCTCATTTACTAAAATATCATGTTGCAATATTTCAAAAGATCATCACATAAATCATGTATGTAGTACACACAAAGTATAGTGGCAAAAATTTAGTTTGATATTCATCCTAGATGTCAAGAAACGAACTATTTGTTTGCGATTAAAGCCAATAGTTTAGTCTGCAGCTGCTACCAACCGAACACACAAAAACACTGTAGGAACAATAGAATTTAGCAGCAGCACTGTAAAGAAGCTAACCTAACATGGCTAAATAATTAAGCAGCCAACCTGGCACTGTTCCTCATGTGCAGAGAGTGACACTTTTTTTTGAATCTGAACATCAAACATGAATTTCAAACTGAATTGTTTCAGCTACACTTAACTTTCTTTAGGTACTATATAAATCATTTGTAAACATTGCAACATGATTTTTTTAGCGAAAGAGGGTGCTAGCTTCCCACTGTGTGTGGGTGGGGTGGGGGGCATACTGTCGCCTACTTTCTCTTGTTCTCGTGATTTTTATAGGAAAATGGAAAAAACCACTACAAACTAGAGAATTTCATATATTTACCTGGATATTGCTTCATTAGAGCAACTATAGTAGTTTTGGGGGGTGATTCTAAGAAATGAAGTCCATCAGGGCTGCAATCCCTATTGCTCCTGAGTAGGGCTGACAATGGGCTATAAATtttgcactataagatttaaggatcgaagcgggttaggatcgggctctatttatagtcatttttgaactataatttatttaggactttgacattttgtgaagaactatttggatcacgatccattaccacccctactccTGAGTCATGACCCTACACTGTTACCATGCTTCCTTACATGCTATCGCTCTACCCCTACTTGACCTGTGGGAAATGGGGCTGAGGGCAATTGCTTGTTGGTCCCTCTCCAGTTTGATGGCTTCATCGGGGCCTGTTGAAGCTACCTTTTGTTTTTGCCTGAGGCCTCAAATATAGAGTTTGAGCTAGAGATGCTCAAACTTGGGTTGAAATCCCCTGCACACCATCTCTCCTTTATTCCACATCATGCTGCACAGCTTGCACCCTGTCGCTCCTGGCCTTTACCTAGATGCCTATCGATGTGCGTACTTGTGCGGTGTCCCCTTTGTATCCCGCACAATGTTGCAGAACACTTGTCCATGGCAGGAACTTGGTTCTTTTCTTATGAAGCCATGTATTAATCATTGTTGCTGAGAAGGATGGCCAAGCAAGACAAATTAGGAGAGGGTGTTTTTTTGAAGAGCCTACTGTTGGCGGCTTAGAGGAGCTTAAAGAAACCAAGCCTGGCAAGGCTTGAGGTCGTAgaacatggaagtcaagaaggcgAAGGGGATCATGTAAAAGAGCTTGACAACATGCACATTTTATGTGTTTCAAATACCCCTTATGCCTATTGCCAACCAATGTTTTCTTAGATATTTGTCGTTCTGTATCTTtgttttatactaatttttaacttCCGTGGCAACGCACGTGCACAAACCTAGTATATAATATATGCAATGTTAGTCAATTGGTTCGATCGTTAAGATCAGTCATGAAGAGAAGCTTGATGAGTCCATGAAGTTCTTTGATGATCTCCCTGGTTAGACGTTTAACTGCAACTGGCAATGTTTTCTTTGGACAGTAGGATTTTATTTGTCTTTTTGCTTTCTTATGGTCGTTATGGAATGTTACTGGATAGTTAGTTCGGCCTGTTGGTGTATCCTCCTGAACTTTCCTGTCATTGCTGTTAGTTATGCCACCAggtttgttctcaattgctattaACGGAAGTTATTGCATAAAGGGTTATTTGGCACTAGGTTTATTCCCAATTGCTAATattttatcgaataatttgtGTGGCGTCGCAATGCACAATCATAGATGGTTACAGTGATATTTTGCCACATGGATTTTGAATGTCATAGTGATATTTATCGTTATGTATCTTtgttttatactaatttttaacttCCGTGTCAACGCACGGGCACAAACCTAGTACATAATATATGCATGTTAGTCAATTGGTTCAAATGCACGCCAGCTCCTTTGCCAAGCCGATGGACTTGCCGATGGCATTCTTGCAGACGGCCATGGTCTTGTTGCCGGATCCATTGTACTTGATGTCGACGTTGACGAGCTGCACGCCCTGGCATGGCAGGTTGTTGGCGCAGTTGAGCGTGATGGCCTCCGGCGTGTTGGAGGTGCCGTGGATGTTCTTGAAGACGACGTCGTTGACGGCCACCTTGGAGGCGCCGGACTTGACGCAGATGTTGTTGGGGCAGTACTTCTGGTCGATGATGATGGGGTAGGAGACATTGTCCATGGTGATGCCCTCGTACAGGAACTTGCTGGCCTTGAGCGACGACTTGGAGTCCTCGTACGACTTGATGCGCAGGCCGTTCGTGGTGCCGGCGATCGTGCACCCCGTCACCTGCACGTCTTCCACGTCCTTCTCGTCCTTGTAGCGCCCCAGGCTGCCGACGCTGATGCCGTGGCCTGGGCCGCACTTGACGCCATGGATGCGGATCATCTTGCTCCCGGGGCCGATGGAGATGCAGTCGTCGCCGACGCCGATGGTGGTGCTGCTGATGGTCACGTTGCTGGAGTCGCCGATGTGGATGCCGTCCGTGTTGGGGCTGTCGCCGGGGGCCTTGACCGTCACTTTGTCGATCAGCACGTTCTTGCACTCGAAGATGTTGAGGTGGAAGAACTTGCTGTTGAGCAGCGTGATGCCGCGGATCTGGACGTTCGTCACAAAATCCAGCACCAAGCTCTGTATATCCATCGCAATGGCATTGCATGCATGCAATTTCAATCAATTATCAATATTATCGAGAAGAGGAGACAGAGACAAAGAAAACAAGTGTCTATACGTACATTCGGG is a genomic window of Zea mays cultivar B73 chromosome 5, Zm-B73-REFERENCE-NAM-5.0, whole genome shotgun sequence containing:
- the LOC103626843 gene encoding exopolygalacturonase-like, which codes for MAFISNIAVKAAAVAALLLVAAVSPAARAAAVAVAGGAPSVPAGPLDIAQLGAKGDGKSDSTPMILKAWKNACEATGVQKIVIPPGNYLTGGLELKGPCKSSIIIRLDGNLLGTGDLSAYQRNWIEIENVENLSINGHGTIDGQGALVWSKNQCQHSYNCKILPNSLVLDFVTNVQIRGITLLNSKFFHLNIFECKNVLIDKVTVKAPGDSPNTDGIHIGDSSNVTISSTTIGVGDDCISIGPGSKMIRIHGVKCGPGHGISVGSLGRYKDEKDVEDVQVTGCTIAGTTNGLRIKSYEDSKSSLKASKFLYEGITMDNVSYPIIIDQKYCPNNICVKSGASKVAVNDVVFKNIHGTSNTPEAITLNCANNLPCQGVQLVNVDIKYNGSGNKTMAVCKNAIGKSIGLAKELACI